From Arcobacter sp. LA11, a single genomic window includes:
- a CDS encoding protein disulfide oxidoreductase gives MKEKIKKYIKEGIIFIVVLTIALNAMSYYRSLDLNKDKLDFESVKLLDDTTIYNIPKDKPILVHFWATWCPVCKVEAPNIEKISKDYEVITIAVQSGDKEEIQRYLDERDLSFKVVNDKDGFYSRKFNIKVFPTTLIYDKNRNLKFSEVGYTSTAGLYSRMLLAK, from the coding sequence ATGAAAGAAAAAATTAAAAAATATATTAAAGAAGGTATTATATTTATTGTAGTTTTGACAATTGCACTTAATGCAATGAGTTATTATCGGTCTTTAGATTTAAATAAAGACAAATTAGATTTTGAAAGTGTTAAGCTTCTTGATGATACAACTATTTACAATATTCCTAAAGATAAACCTATTCTTGTTCATTTTTGGGCTACTTGGTGTCCTGTTTGTAAAGTAGAAGCACCAAATATAGAAAAAATATCAAAAGATTATGAAGTGATAACTATTGCAGTTCAATCAGGTGATAAAGAAGAAATTCAAAGGTATTTAGATGAACGTGATTTATCATTTAAAGTAGTAAATGACAAAGATGGTTTTTATTCACGTAAGTTTAATATAAAAGTTTTTCCTACAACTCTAATATATGACAAAAATCGTAATTTAAAATTTAGTGAAGTAGGATATACCTCTACAGCTGGGCTTTATTCAAGAATGTTATTAGCTAAATAA
- a CDS encoding PAS domain-containing sensor histidine kinase, with protein sequence MSNIKIRNLILYIFLVIGIGIALSGTILYLSLNNLSSLNKEMILISDTKNSFLNVKLQTEQLLITKDLAKSKIEWIESIKKFDEDSKFLKPKHQEVFNNSWYISKKEIEKIIKDLNNDILKPYNLEKKSISMLKGEMFALNEKTKFYTLILSLIKKIEFLIQYEEFIFNDLSKLDSMERDNINQQISKTIINTVLFIIITVGLMLIAIFILNKKILKIEQELVDSKKELHDNVIKLEDSKLLLKNIIDTVPVSIFWKNIDGEYMGLNKTFLQECKLDSVDDILGKTDFDLPWKNIKAKHYRRIDFEVINSGESKLQIEETYVRDNGDESFLLKSKVPLKNIQNEIIGVLGVSIDITQTKIMYNELNQKDKLLAQQSKMAAMGEMLENIAHQWRQPLSMISSTASGMEVKKEFDTLDEEYFKEAIHHIMESTSFLNQTIEDFRNYFKEDKEIKEFTITKSLDKALFISDSRIKNRSIKVVKNAQPLNAFGLENEFIQIIMNIINNAIDVLDEKNISEKIILIETNQTDKYTELSIHDNGGGIPHEILNKVFEAYFTTKDFTDGTGIGLHMSRDMIEKHMSGFISVSNEEFIFDDIEYIGAKFILRLPSNEVLV encoded by the coding sequence ATGAGTAATATAAAAATAAGAAATCTCATACTATATATATTCCTTGTAATAGGTATAGGCATTGCCCTAAGTGGTACTATTTTATACCTTTCATTAAATAATCTATCTTCTTTAAATAAAGAAATGATACTTATTAGTGATACAAAAAATAGCTTTTTAAATGTAAAGTTACAAACAGAGCAACTACTAATTACTAAAGACTTAGCTAAATCTAAAATCGAATGGATTGAATCTATTAAAAAATTTGATGAAGATAGTAAGTTTCTAAAACCTAAACATCAAGAAGTTTTTAATAATTCTTGGTATATATCAAAAAAAGAGATAGAAAAAATTATAAAAGATTTAAATAATGATATATTAAAACCTTATAATTTAGAGAAAAAATCAATTTCTATGTTAAAAGGCGAAATGTTTGCATTGAATGAAAAAACAAAATTTTATACATTAATCCTTTCATTGATTAAAAAAATTGAGTTTTTAATACAATATGAAGAGTTTATTTTTAACGATTTATCTAAATTAGATAGTATGGAAAGAGATAATATTAATCAACAAATTTCAAAAACGATAATAAACACGGTGCTTTTTATTATTATAACTGTTGGTTTAATGCTTATTGCGATATTTATACTAAATAAAAAGATATTAAAAATTGAACAAGAATTAGTAGATTCTAAAAAAGAACTACATGATAATGTAATAAAATTAGAAGATTCCAAATTGCTTTTAAAAAATATAATTGATACAGTTCCTGTTTCTATATTTTGGAAAAATATAGATGGTGAATATATGGGATTAAATAAAACATTTCTTCAAGAGTGTAAATTAGATTCTGTAGATGATATTTTAGGTAAAACTGATTTTGATTTGCCATGGAAAAATATTAAGGCAAAACATTATAGAAGAATTGACTTTGAAGTTATTAATAGTGGTGAATCAAAACTTCAAATAGAAGAAACCTATGTCAGAGATAATGGTGATGAATCTTTTTTATTGAAATCAAAAGTGCCTTTAAAAAATATACAGAATGAGATTATTGGAGTTTTAGGAGTATCTATAGATATAACTCAAACTAAAATAATGTATAACGAGCTAAATCAAAAAGATAAACTTTTAGCTCAACAATCTAAAATGGCAGCTATGGGTGAGATGCTTGAAAATATTGCACATCAGTGGAGACAACCACTTTCAATGATATCAAGTACAGCTAGTGGGATGGAAGTAAAAAAAGAATTTGATACCTTAGATGAAGAGTATTTTAAAGAAGCCATCCATCATATAATGGAATCAACTAGTTTTTTAAATCAAACAATTGAAGATTTCAGGAATTATTTTAAAGAAGATAAAGAGATAAAAGAATTTACTATAACTAAATCTTTAGACAAAGCTCTGTTTATATCTGATTCAAGAATAAAAAATAGATCAATAAAGGTTGTTAAAAATGCTCAACCATTAAATGCATTTGGTTTAGAAAATGAATTTATTCAAATTATTATGAATATAATAAATAATGCAATTGACGTCCTTGATGAAAAAAATATTAGTGAAAAAATAATCTTAATTGAAACAAATCAAACTGATAAATATACTGAATTGTCTATTCATGATAATGGAGGAGGGATTCCTCACGAGATATTAAATAAAGTATTTGAAGCTTATTTTACAACTAAAGACTTTACTGACGGCACTGGTATAGGACTACATATGTCAAGAGATATGATTGAAAAACACATGAGTGGATTTATAAGTGTTAGCAATGAAGAGTTTATCTTTGATGATATTGAATATATAGGTGCAAAATTTATTCTAAGATTACCAAGTAATGAAGTTTTAGTTTAG